A stretch of the Papaver somniferum cultivar HN1 chromosome 6, ASM357369v1, whole genome shotgun sequence genome encodes the following:
- the LOC113285574 gene encoding uncharacterized protein LOC113285574: MATVLFASFLVLFIINTSPSSAAASKAKILDVLLPNGDFEQGPKPSELKKTVIIGKYSLPKWEINGLVQYVSGGPQYGGFYYPVARGVHAARLGNEANISQTIRLKRNSYYTLSFGATRTCAQDEVLRVSVPGQISGDLPLQTLYSTDGADTYAWAFKAKSKLVKVTFHNPGIQEDPACGPLIDHVAIKELIPPLATRANLVKNGGFECGPHVFPSHSTGVLLPPKQMDLISPLPGWIVESLKSVRYIDSKHFNVPFGFAAVELVAGRESAIAQILRTVDNQFYKLTFTIGDAKNYCHGSMMVEAFAGYGTVKARFMSTGKGQFKTVSLKFQATSSRTRITFYSAFYHTKVDEYGHLCGPVLDQVSVVPIRD, encoded by the exons ATGGCAACGGTACTGTTCGCTTCATTTCTTGTActcttcatcatcaacaccagTCCTTCATCTGCAGCTGCTAGTAAAGCTAAAATCCTTGATG TGCTTCTTCCGAACGGAGACTTTGAACAAGGACCAAAACCATCAGAGCTAAAGAAAACAGTTATCATAGGGAAATACTCACTACCCAAATGGGAAATCAATGGATTAGTCCAATACGTATCAGGTGGTCCTCAATACGGAGGGTTTTACTATCCTGTTGCACGTGGAGTCCATGCTGCAAGGCTTGGTAATGAAGCTAATATATCCCAAACCATAAGACTAAAACGCAACTCTTACTACACTCTAAGCTTTGGCGCAACAAGAACTTGTGCACAAGATGAAGTGTTAAGAGTGTCAGTCCCTGGACAAATATCTGGAGACCTTCCCCTTCAGACATTATACAGTACTGATGGTGCTGATACTTATGCTTGGGCATTCAAAGCTAAATCAAAACTTGTCAAGGTCACTTTTCATAACCCTGGGATCCAAGAAGACCCGGCTTGTGGGCCACTCATTGACCATGTTGCTATAAAGGAACTCATCCCTCCACTGGCAACTAGAG CCAATTTGGTCAAGAATGGTGGCTTTGAATGTGGTCCGCATGTGTTCCCCAGTCATTCAACTGGAGTTCTGCTCCCTCCTAAGCAAATGGATCTCATATCACCACTTCCTGGTTGGATTGTTGAGTCCTTAAAATCCGTTCGATACATCGACTCCAAACACTTCAATGTCCCATTTGGATTCGCTGCAGTCGAGTTAGTTGCAGGAAGAGAGAGTGCAATTGCTCAAATTCTAAGAACAGTTGATAATCAATTCTATAAACTAACCTTCACAATTGGAGATGCGAAGAACTATTGCCATGGATCAATGATGGTCGAGGCTTTTGCAGGCTATGGGACGGTAAAAGCTAGGTTCATGTCTACTGGGAAGGGTCAGTTCAAGACTGTTAGTCTCAAGTTTCAGGCTACATCATCAAGAACCAGAATAACTTTCTACAGTGCTTTTTACCATACCAAGGTTGATGAGTATGGACATCTATGTGGTCCTGTCTTGGATCAAGTTAGTGTTGTTCCAATCCGTGAttaa